From a single Eretmochelys imbricata isolate rEreImb1 chromosome 13, rEreImb1.hap1, whole genome shotgun sequence genomic region:
- the LOC144273524 gene encoding G-protein coupled receptor 4-like → MASPCPMAFNTTKYFLIPVYSVVVGAGLPLNCLALWTLVSQINKSIVLSVYMLNLVVADLLQTLMLPFWIYYSYWDHNWDLGAGACVAVSLGFITNFYAKNGFLCLIAMERYIGVVHPLWFRGLQTIHGATKVSATAWVLVFSICSVGTGLLRKEPEAGRCYEGYPLGMYYASFKMATMALSFFLPCFFMGFFYLRVLHKLRQLPSLERETKRQIYSFISLIIISFFLLCVPYQVTSFYKYQREMVQNNEGLCLFETNLFIYSQAALCLTTLGNVLDPLLYILLLKDVRTELGNHLKCKVLGQGHK, encoded by the coding sequence ATGGCCTCGCCCTGCCCAATGGCCTTTAACACCACCAAATACTTCCTCATCCCTGTCTACTCTGTGGTAGTTGGGGCTGGCTTGCCGCTGAACTGCCTGGCACTTTGGACCCTGGTGTCCCAGATAAACAAGTCTATCGTCCTCTCTGTCTATATGCTGAACCTGGTGGTAGCTGACCTGCTGCAGACACTGATGCTGCCCTTCTGGATCTACTATAGCTACTGGGATCACAACTGGGATTTGGGGGCTGGGGCCTGCGTGGCAGTCAGCCTGGGCTTTATCACCAACTTCTATGCCAAGAATGGCTTCCTGTGCCTCATTGCCATGGAGCGCTACATAGGTGTGGTCCATCCCCTATGGTTCCGTGGGCTACAGACAATACACGGTGCCACCAAGGTCAGCGCCACAGCGTGGGTGCTGGTGTTCAGCATCTGCTCCGTGGGGACTGGGCTACTGCGGAAGGAGCCAGAAGCAGGGCGCTGCTATGAGGGTTACCCACTGGGCATGTACTATGCAAGTTTTAAGATGGCCACCATGGCTTTGTCCTTCTTCCTACCCTGCTTCTTCATGGGCTTCTTCTACCTCCGGGTGCTGCACAAGCTCAGGCAGCTGCCATCGCTGGAGCGGGAGACAAAGAGGCAAATCTACAGCTTCATCTCCCTCATCATCATCTCCTTCTTCCTGCTTTGTGTTCCTTACCAGGTGACGTCCTTCTACAAATACCAGAGGGAGATGGTTCAGAATAATGAAGGTCTTTGCCTCTTTGAGACAAACCTCTTCATTTACAGTCAGGCAGCACTGTGCCTCACCACTCTGGGCAATGTCCTGGATCCTCTGCTGTACATCCTGCTCCTCAAAGATGTGCGGACAGAACTCGGAAATCACTTAAAATGCAAGGTCTTGGGTCAGGGTCACAAGTAG